The following proteins are co-located in the Oceanimonas sp. GK1 genome:
- the cysP gene encoding thiosulfate ABC transporter substrate-binding protein CysP, with amino-acid sequence MRTSLLASVLFAAGLGATLPLQAKELLNSSYDIARELFAEINPVFVKHWQEQTGETLEIKQSHAGSSRQAQAILQGLRADVVTYNQTTDVDVLHQKGQLIPADWKARLPNDSSPYYSTMAFLVRKDNPKQVQGWDDLTREDVQLVFPNPKTSGNGRYTYLAAWGAAHKAFEGDESKIREHMGKLVKQVAVFDTGGRGATTTFVDRGIGDVLITFESEVNNIIAQYPDQGFERVVPPVDVLAEFPVTWIDRNVERNGTADAARAYLEFLYTPEAQRILASYNYRVHNETVAAEVADQFPATELFTVEEIFGGWEQAMQDHFSNGGSLDQLQAEAR; translated from the coding sequence ATGCGCACATCCCTTCTGGCTTCCGTGCTGTTTGCCGCCGGCCTCGGTGCCACCCTGCCCCTGCAGGCCAAGGAGCTGCTCAACAGCAGCTACGACATCGCCCGCGAGCTGTTTGCCGAAATCAACCCGGTGTTTGTGAAACACTGGCAAGAGCAAACCGGTGAAACCCTGGAGATCAAGCAATCCCATGCCGGTTCATCCCGCCAGGCCCAGGCCATTTTACAGGGCCTGCGCGCCGACGTGGTGACCTACAACCAGACCACCGACGTGGATGTGCTGCACCAAAAAGGCCAGCTGATCCCCGCCGACTGGAAGGCCCGCCTACCCAACGACAGCTCCCCCTACTACTCCACCATGGCGTTTCTGGTGCGCAAGGATAACCCCAAGCAGGTGCAGGGCTGGGACGATCTGACCCGGGAAGACGTCCAGCTGGTATTCCCCAACCCCAAAACCTCCGGCAACGGCCGTTATACCTACCTGGCCGCCTGGGGCGCCGCCCACAAGGCCTTTGAGGGTGACGAGAGCAAAATCCGCGAGCACATGGGCAAGCTGGTGAAGCAGGTGGCGGTGTTCGACACCGGCGGCCGGGGTGCCACCACCACCTTTGTGGACCGTGGCATTGGTGATGTGCTGATCACCTTTGAATCGGAAGTGAACAACATCATTGCCCAGTACCCGGATCAGGGCTTTGAGCGGGTGGTACCGCCGGTGGATGTGCTGGCCGAGTTCCCGGTGACCTGGATTGACCGCAACGTGGAGCGCAACGGCACCGCCGATGCCGCCAGGGCCTATCTGGAGTTCCTCTATACCCCCGAGGCCCAGCGCATTCTGGCCAGCTACAACTACCGGGTGCATAACGAGACAGTGGCCGCCGAAGTGGCCGATCAGTTCCCGGCCACCGAGCTGTTTACCGTGGAAGAGATCTTTGGTGGCTGGGAGCAAGCCATGCAGGATCACTTCTCTAATGGCGGCAGCCTGGATCAGCTGCAAGCCGAGGCCCGCTAA
- the cysT gene encoding sulfate/thiosulfate ABC transporter permease CysT: MAALLGASKRVLPGFTLSLGTSLLFVSLIILLPLTGLVINTSQMGWEQYWQVVTDPRVVATYKVTLSAAAVASLFNMAFGLLMAWILTRYRFPGRALLDGLMDLPFALPTAVAGLTLASLFATNGWYGAWLAELGIKVSYTWVGIVVAMVFTSVPFVVRTVQPVLEDLGPEYEEAAATLGASPWQAFTRVVLPELRPALFTGTALSFTRSLGEFGAVIFIAGNMPWQTEITSLMIFIRLQEFDYAAASAIASLVLMASFVLLFAINTLQSRFMRRIRGNA; encoded by the coding sequence ATGGCGGCGTTGCTGGGTGCTTCCAAGCGGGTGCTGCCGGGCTTTACCCTGAGCCTGGGCACCAGCCTGCTGTTCGTCAGCCTGATCATATTGCTGCCGCTCACCGGTCTGGTGATCAACACCAGCCAGATGGGCTGGGAGCAATACTGGCAGGTGGTGACCGACCCGCGGGTGGTGGCCACCTATAAGGTGACCCTCAGCGCCGCCGCCGTGGCCAGTCTGTTCAACATGGCTTTTGGCCTGCTGATGGCTTGGATCCTCACCCGCTACCGTTTTCCCGGCCGGGCCCTGCTCGACGGCCTGATGGACCTGCCCTTTGCCCTGCCCACGGCGGTGGCCGGCCTGACCCTGGCCTCGCTGTTTGCTACCAATGGCTGGTACGGCGCCTGGCTGGCGGAGTTGGGTATCAAGGTGTCCTACACCTGGGTGGGCATCGTCGTGGCCATGGTGTTTACCAGCGTGCCCTTTGTGGTGCGCACCGTGCAGCCGGTGCTGGAAGATCTGGGCCCGGAATATGAAGAAGCCGCCGCCACCCTGGGGGCCAGCCCCTGGCAGGCCTTTACTCGCGTAGTACTGCCCGAGCTGCGTCCGGCACTGTTTACCGGCACCGCGCTGTCCTTTACCCGCAGCCTGGGGGAGTTTGGTGCGGTGATCTTTATTGCCGGCAACATGCCCTGGCAGACCGAAATCACTTCGCTGATGATCTTTATTCGGTTGCAGGAGTTCGACTACGCCGCCGCCAGCGCCATTGCCAGCCTGGTGCTGATGGCTTCATTTGTGCTGCTGTTTGCCATCAACACCCTGCAAAGCCGCTTTATGCGCCGCATTCGAGGTAACGCCTGA
- the cysW gene encoding sulfate/thiosulfate ABC transporter permease CysW — protein sequence MEQTLTFKASRPWGRWLLIGTGVVLTLLLLVVPMIAIFAGALAAGVGGVIDNLAEPDMLHAIGLTLLVAAITVPINLVFGTLLAWLVTRFRFPGRQLLLTLMDVPFAVSPVVAGLLYLLMYGVNGPVGGWLDGHDMQLMFAWPGIVMVTVFVTCPFVVRELVPLMSSQGTDSEEAAVLLGASGWQLFRKVTLPNIRWALLYGVILTNARAVGEFGAVSVVSGGIRGETNTLPLHVELLHQDYNAVGAFTAAALLTLMAVVTLMIKSYLEWRLHSASEQE from the coding sequence ATGGAACAGACCCTCACGTTCAAGGCTTCCCGCCCCTGGGGCCGCTGGCTGCTGATTGGCACCGGTGTGGTGCTGACCCTGCTGTTACTGGTGGTGCCGATGATTGCCATCTTTGCCGGCGCTTTGGCCGCCGGTGTGGGTGGCGTGATCGACAACCTGGCTGAGCCCGACATGCTGCACGCCATTGGTCTGACCCTGCTGGTGGCGGCCATTACCGTGCCCATCAACCTGGTGTTCGGCACCCTGCTGGCCTGGCTGGTGACCCGCTTTCGCTTTCCCGGCCGCCAGCTGCTGCTGACCCTGATGGACGTGCCCTTTGCGGTGTCGCCGGTGGTGGCCGGCCTGCTTTACCTGCTGATGTACGGCGTCAACGGTCCGGTGGGCGGCTGGCTCGACGGCCACGATATGCAGCTGATGTTTGCCTGGCCCGGCATTGTGATGGTGACGGTGTTCGTAACCTGCCCCTTTGTGGTGCGGGAGCTGGTGCCGCTGATGAGCAGCCAGGGCACCGACTCGGAAGAGGCCGCCGTGCTGCTGGGGGCCAGCGGCTGGCAGCTGTTCCGCAAGGTCACCCTGCCCAATATTCGCTGGGCGCTGCTGTACGGGGTGATCCTCACCAACGCCCGGGCGGTGGGCGAGTTTGGTGCCGTGTCGGTGGTGTCCGGCGGTATTCGCGGCGAAACCAACACCCTGCCGCTGCATGTGGAGCTGCTGCACCAGGACTACAACGCCGTGGGTGCCTTTACCGCCGCCGCTCTGCTGACCCTGATGGCAGTGGTCACCCTGATGATCAAATCTTATCTCGAGTGGCGTCTGCACAGCGCCAGTGAACAGGAGTAA
- the cysA gene encoding sulfate/thiosulfate ABC transporter ATP-binding protein CysA → MSIRIDGIQKSFGKTQVLHDIDLDLPSGQLVGLLGPSGSGKTTLLRIIAGLEQANAGRIHFSGTDVTGLHARDRKVGFVFQHYALFRHMTVFDNIAFGLTIKPRKERPSAAEINTRVGKLLEMIQLSHLADRFPSQLSGGQRQRVALARALAVEPRVLLLDEPFGALDAQVRKDLRRWLRRLHDDLHFTSVFVTHDQEEALDVSDQVVVMSQGRIEQIGSPNTVWQQPASRFVLEFLGEVAKIDGALAGGRFRVGDHGLALPAAAQHSGAASWYLRPHEIGLQAEASTSHPLPVRVTDVNPRGAMVHLELEPAGWPGPLLEAELPQHQLSNVERGQTLYLGGQQGRLYAGDRQLTESKLALSA, encoded by the coding sequence ATGAGCATTCGCATTGACGGCATTCAGAAATCCTTCGGCAAGACCCAAGTGCTGCACGACATCGACCTGGATCTGCCCAGCGGCCAGCTGGTGGGGCTGCTGGGGCCGTCGGGCTCGGGCAAGACCACGCTGCTGCGCATCATTGCCGGGCTGGAGCAGGCCAATGCCGGTCGCATTCACTTCAGCGGCACCGACGTAACCGGACTGCACGCCCGGGATCGCAAGGTGGGCTTTGTGTTTCAGCATTACGCCCTGTTCCGCCATATGACGGTGTTCGACAACATCGCCTTTGGCCTGACCATCAAGCCGAGAAAGGAACGCCCGTCCGCCGCCGAAATCAACACCCGAGTGGGCAAGCTGCTGGAAATGATCCAGCTGTCGCACCTGGCCGACCGCTTTCCGTCTCAGCTGTCCGGTGGACAGCGCCAGCGGGTGGCCCTGGCCCGGGCGCTGGCGGTGGAGCCTCGAGTACTGCTGCTGGACGAGCCCTTTGGTGCGCTCGATGCTCAGGTGCGCAAGGATCTGCGCCGCTGGCTGCGCCGGCTGCACGACGATCTGCACTTCACCAGTGTGTTTGTGACTCACGATCAGGAAGAGGCGCTGGATGTGTCGGATCAGGTGGTGGTGATGAGCCAAGGCCGCATTGAGCAGATTGGCAGCCCCAACACCGTGTGGCAGCAGCCCGCCAGCCGCTTTGTGCTGGAATTTCTGGGCGAGGTGGCCAAAATCGATGGCGCGCTGGCCGGCGGCCGTTTTCGCGTGGGCGACCATGGCCTGGCGCTGCCGGCGGCGGCGCAACACAGCGGAGCCGCCAGCTGGTATCTGCGCCCCCACGAGATCGGCCTGCAGGCCGAAGCAAGCACCAGCCATCCGCTGCCGGTGCGGGTCACCGACGTTAACCCCCGCGGCGCCATGGTGCATCTGGAGCTGGAGCCCGCCGGCTGGCCGGGCCCGCTGCTGGAAGCGGAGCTGCCCCAGCATCAGCTAAGTAATGTCGAGCGGGGACAGACCCTGTATCTGGGGGGCCAGCAGGGCCGCCTCTACGCCGGCGACCGGCAACTCACCGAAAGCAAGCTGGCGTTATCGGCCTGA
- the cysM gene encoding cysteine synthase CysM: MSFPTIEDYVGNTPLVRLQRMANHTNSRVLVKLEGNNPAGSVKDRPALNMIQQAELRGTIKPGDTLIEATSGNTGIALAMAAAIKGYHMVLIMPDNSTEERKASMRAYGAELILVSKAEGMEGARDLAEQMAAEGKGVILDQFNNPDNPEAHLLSTGPEIWQQTDGRITHFVSSMGTTGTIMGVSQYLKSQNPEVQIVGLQPCEGSHIPGIRRWPEAYLPGIFDRSRVDQVLDISEGEAVETMLRLAREEGIFCGVSSGGAVAGALKLAERVDNAVIVAIICDRGDRYLSSGVFNSSEG; encoded by the coding sequence ATGTCATTTCCGACCATTGAGGATTATGTCGGCAACACGCCGCTGGTGCGCCTGCAGCGCATGGCCAATCACACCAATAGCCGAGTACTGGTCAAGCTGGAAGGCAATAACCCCGCCGGTTCGGTCAAGGATCGGCCGGCTCTGAACATGATTCAACAGGCCGAGCTGCGCGGTACCATCAAGCCTGGCGATACCCTGATTGAAGCCACCAGCGGCAACACCGGCATTGCCCTGGCCATGGCCGCCGCCATCAAGGGCTACCACATGGTGCTGATCATGCCCGACAACTCCACCGAGGAGCGCAAGGCCTCGATGCGGGCCTATGGTGCCGAGCTTATTCTGGTGAGCAAGGCAGAAGGCATGGAAGGCGCCCGGGATCTGGCGGAACAAATGGCCGCCGAGGGCAAGGGCGTGATCCTTGACCAGTTCAACAACCCGGACAACCCCGAGGCCCACCTGCTCTCCACTGGCCCCGAGATCTGGCAACAAACCGACGGCCGTATTACCCACTTTGTGTCCAGCATGGGCACCACCGGCACCATCATGGGCGTGTCCCAGTACCTTAAAAGCCAGAACCCTGAGGTGCAGATTGTGGGCCTGCAGCCCTGCGAAGGCAGCCATATTCCGGGCATTCGTCGTTGGCCCGAGGCCTATCTGCCGGGCATTTTCGACAGAAGCCGGGTAGACCAGGTGCTGGATATCAGTGAAGGAGAAGCGGTGGAGACCATGCTGCGCCTGGCGCGGGAAGAAGGCATCTTCTGCGGGGTCAGCTCCGGCGGTGCCGTGGCCGGCGCGCTCAAGCTGGCAGAGCGAGTGGATAACGCCGTGATCGTGGCCATTATCTGCGACCGGGGCGACCGCTACCTGTCATCTGGGGTATTTAATTCCAGTGAGGGGTAA
- a CDS encoding DMT family protein — protein sequence MPPLSITISLLILSNIFMTFAWYGHLKNMQHSPWIWAALISWGIALFEYLLQVPANRIGAQVVNVGQLKILQEVITLSVFVPFSMLYLKEPFRMDFVWAGLCLLGAVFFMFRERLFG from the coding sequence ATGCCGCCACTGTCCATTACCATCAGCCTGCTGATCCTCAGCAACATCTTCATGACCTTCGCCTGGTACGGGCACCTGAAAAACATGCAGCACAGCCCCTGGATCTGGGCCGCCCTGATCAGCTGGGGCATCGCCCTGTTCGAATACCTGCTGCAGGTGCCCGCCAACCGCATTGGCGCTCAGGTGGTCAATGTGGGTCAGCTCAAGATCCTGCAGGAGGTGATCACCCTGTCGGTATTCGTGCCCTTTTCCATGCTCTACCTGAAAGAGCCCTTTCGTATGGACTTTGTCTGGGCCGGGCTCTGCCTGCTGGGCGCGGTGTTTTTTATGTTCCGCGAACGGCTGTTTGGCTGA
- a CDS encoding LysE family translocator, translated as MEIWLLFIPACLALNLTPGPDIFFILSQALGGRRRAGLLAALGLGVSYLGHTLLAVVGLSALVLQSATAFTLIKYAGAAYLLYLGWTSLRSASRLTLPAAAGAQSGWRIFRQGLTVGLLNPKVALFFLAFLPQFVTVEGGSVPWQLLLLGLVFTLTATLCNGAYGLLGQRLQRSLAGRERFSVYLGRLSGVLMMVLGARLALSR; from the coding sequence ATGGAAATCTGGTTGTTGTTTATTCCCGCCTGCCTGGCGCTGAACCTGACGCCGGGACCAGATATCTTTTTTATTCTGTCCCAGGCGCTGGGGGGTCGGCGCCGGGCCGGCCTGCTGGCGGCACTGGGGCTGGGGGTGTCGTATCTGGGGCATACCCTGCTGGCGGTGGTGGGGCTGTCGGCGCTGGTGCTGCAGTCGGCCACCGCCTTTACCCTGATCAAGTATGCGGGGGCGGCCTACCTGCTGTACTTGGGATGGACCAGCCTGCGCAGTGCCAGCCGGCTGACCCTGCCGGCGGCGGCCGGTGCGCAGAGCGGCTGGCGTATTTTCAGGCAGGGGCTGACCGTGGGCCTGCTCAACCCCAAGGTGGCGCTGTTTTTCCTCGCGTTTCTGCCCCAGTTTGTCACCGTGGAAGGCGGCTCGGTGCCGTGGCAACTGCTGCTGCTGGGGCTGGTGTTTACCCTCACCGCCACCCTGTGCAACGGCGCCTACGGCCTGCTGGGCCAGCGGCTGCAGCGCAGTCTGGCCGGCCGTGAACGCTTTTCCGTTTACCTGGGGCGGTTGTCCGGCGTGCTGATGATGGTGCTGGGGGCCCGGCTGGCGTTAAGCCGCTGA
- a CDS encoding bifunctional acetate--CoA ligase family protein/GNAT family N-acetyltransferase: protein MPQQGLDALFRPASIAVIGASHRDNGAGKLVMKNLLAGNFSGPVMPVNPKYEAVAGVMAYPDIASLPRIPDLAIICTPADKNPAIIEQLGQKGCKAAIILAAGTSSSQLDQMKASAREHRMRLLGPNSMGVILPHLGLNVSFAPFPAKPGRIAFVSQSSAVCATILDWARHNDIGFSHFISLGDACDIDFAQLLDYLARDRHTNSILLYMDAVQDARAFMSAARAASRNKAVLVVKSGKTRIGAQLGHIHTGGDVGMDASYDAAIRRAGMLRVRDTHDLFAAVETLNHSHSLRGERLMVLTNGAGPAINAIDTLLARGGKLATLTEATHAALDRVLPPSWSHTNPIDIVGDAPVERYVASLRVLLDSDDCDAILIMHAPSATVNSTHVARELIEVIRTHPRARRFNILTNWSGETSVFEARRCFTEAGIPTYRTPESAAGAFMHMVEYRRNQKQLMETPESISDMPNDNETVRGLIRQAFDEGLHQLDTHEVSRLMAAYGIQTLPTWIATDGTEAAHIAEQIGYPVAIKLRSPDIVHKSEVSGVVLNLRSAAEVAQAADALLDRVRQTYPSARIHGLMVQRMARRAGSQELHIAVRSDPVFGPVILLGDGGVDLEGEEQAAVALPPLNMTLARYLVIQALKSGKVRANRSQQPLDMLAVCRVLTQVSHLIIDHPEITSLDIHPLLATGSELVALDVSLKLAPFEGDGQARLAIRPYPKEWEERTLLKDGTPVTLRPILPEDEPAHQDFVSHVTDEDRYKRFFADVVIGHEELAHMTQIDYDREMAFVAVANDGNILGVVRAVSDPDNDDAEFAVLVRSDLKGVGLGRMLMEKIIRYARQRGLNSLSGMTMPSNRGMVMLARKLGFKTKVQLEEGIVELKLLLEPE, encoded by the coding sequence ATGCCGCAGCAAGGACTCGACGCCCTGTTCAGGCCCGCCAGTATTGCCGTGATTGGTGCCTCGCACCGGGATAACGGCGCCGGCAAACTGGTGATGAAAAACCTGCTGGCCGGCAACTTCAGCGGTCCGGTGATGCCGGTCAACCCCAAATACGAGGCAGTGGCCGGGGTCATGGCCTACCCCGATATCGCCAGTCTGCCGCGCATTCCGGATCTGGCCATTATCTGCACGCCGGCCGATAAAAATCCGGCCATTATCGAACAGCTGGGCCAAAAGGGCTGCAAAGCCGCCATTATTCTCGCCGCCGGCACCAGCAGCAGCCAGCTGGATCAGATGAAGGCCAGCGCCCGGGAGCACCGCATGCGCCTGCTAGGCCCCAACAGCATGGGAGTAATACTGCCCCACCTGGGGCTGAATGTGAGTTTTGCGCCTTTCCCGGCCAAACCGGGCCGAATTGCCTTTGTGTCGCAATCTTCTGCGGTGTGCGCCACCATTCTGGACTGGGCCCGGCACAATGACATCGGCTTTTCCCACTTTATCTCCCTGGGCGACGCCTGCGACATCGACTTCGCCCAGTTGCTCGACTATCTGGCCCGGGACCGGCACACCAATTCCATTTTGCTGTACATGGACGCGGTGCAGGATGCCCGCGCCTTTATGTCGGCGGCCCGGGCCGCTTCCCGCAACAAGGCGGTGCTGGTGGTCAAAAGCGGCAAGACCCGCATCGGCGCCCAGCTGGGCCATATTCACACCGGAGGCGACGTGGGCATGGACGCCTCCTACGACGCCGCCATTCGCCGGGCCGGCATGCTACGGGTGCGCGATACCCATGATCTGTTTGCGGCGGTGGAAACCCTGAACCATTCCCACAGCCTGCGGGGCGAGCGGCTGATGGTGCTCACCAACGGCGCCGGTCCGGCCATCAACGCCATCGACACCCTGCTGGCCCGGGGTGGCAAGCTGGCCACCCTCACCGAAGCCACCCATGCGGCCCTCGACCGCGTGTTGCCGCCGTCCTGGTCCCACACCAACCCCATCGACATCGTCGGTGATGCGCCGGTAGAACGCTATGTGGCCAGCCTGCGGGTGCTGCTCGACAGCGACGACTGCGATGCCATTCTGATCATGCATGCGCCTTCGGCCACCGTGAACAGCACCCATGTGGCCAGGGAGCTGATTGAGGTGATCCGAACTCATCCCCGAGCCAGACGCTTTAACATTCTCACCAACTGGTCCGGGGAAACCAGCGTCTTTGAAGCCCGCCGCTGCTTTACCGAAGCCGGCATTCCCACCTACCGCACGCCGGAAAGCGCCGCCGGCGCCTTTATGCACATGGTGGAGTACCGCCGTAACCAGAAACAACTGATGGAAACCCCCGAGTCCATCTCGGACATGCCCAACGACAACGAGACGGTGCGCGGGCTGATCCGCCAGGCCTTTGACGAAGGGCTGCACCAGCTCGACACCCACGAGGTCAGCCGGCTGATGGCCGCCTACGGTATTCAGACCCTGCCCACCTGGATTGCCACCGACGGCACCGAAGCCGCGCATATAGCGGAGCAAATCGGCTATCCGGTGGCGATCAAGCTGCGATCGCCCGACATTGTGCACAAGTCGGAAGTCTCCGGCGTGGTGCTGAACCTGCGCTCGGCGGCGGAAGTGGCCCAGGCGGCGGATGCCCTGCTCGACCGGGTACGGCAAACCTATCCCAGCGCCCGTATTCATGGCCTGATGGTGCAGCGCATGGCGCGCCGGGCCGGCTCCCAGGAGCTGCACATTGCGGTGCGTTCGGATCCGGTGTTCGGCCCGGTGATTCTGCTGGGCGACGGCGGCGTCGATCTGGAAGGGGAAGAGCAGGCCGCGGTGGCCCTGCCGCCACTCAACATGACCCTGGCCCGCTATCTGGTCATTCAGGCACTGAAAAGCGGCAAGGTGCGGGCCAACCGCTCCCAGCAACCACTGGATATGCTGGCGGTCTGCCGAGTGCTGACCCAGGTCTCGCATCTGATCATCGACCATCCGGAGATCACCAGCCTCGACATTCACCCCCTGCTGGCCACCGGCAGCGAACTGGTGGCGCTGGACGTCAGTCTGAAACTGGCTCCCTTTGAAGGAGACGGCCAGGCCCGGCTGGCGATCCGCCCCTATCCCAAGGAGTGGGAGGAGCGCACCCTGCTCAAGGACGGCACCCCCGTGACCCTGAGGCCCATACTGCCCGAAGACGAGCCCGCTCATCAGGATTTTGTCAGCCATGTCACCGACGAAGACCGCTACAAGCGCTTCTTTGCCGATGTGGTGATCGGCCATGAAGAGCTGGCCCACATGACCCAAATTGATTACGACCGGGAAATGGCCTTTGTGGCGGTGGCGAACGACGGCAATATTCTGGGCGTGGTGCGGGCAGTTTCGGATCCCGACAACGACGATGCGGAATTTGCCGTGCTGGTACGCTCGGATCTCAAGGGGGTGGGCCTGGGCCGCATGCTGATGGAAAAGATTATTCGTTATGCCCGGCAGCGCGGTCTGAACAGCCTGAGCGGCATGACCATGCCATCGAACCGGGGCATGGTCATGCTGGCCCGCAAGCTGGGCTTCAAGACAAAAGTACAGCTGGAAGAAGGCATCGTCGAGCTTAAACTGCTGCTGGAACCCGAATGA
- the hemG gene encoding menaquinone-dependent protoporphyrinogen IX dehydrogenase gives MEKLLVLYSSRNGQTQKIIEAMRSEFSGYDVELVDLHTNPRKNLSKYDKVVVGASIRYGRFHDSLYTFIHHHSEQLAAVDAAFFCVCLTARKPEKAVPGQNAYIKKFLARSSWRPRTIGVFAGALKYSEYNWWQTRIIQLIMKITGGSTDTSQDLEFTDWDKVSEFARKVAGRG, from the coding sequence ATGGAAAAACTGTTGGTGCTTTATTCATCCCGTAATGGTCAGACCCAAAAGATCATCGAGGCGATGCGGAGTGAATTCAGTGGTTACGATGTGGAGCTGGTGGATCTGCACACCAACCCCAGAAAGAATCTGAGCAAGTATGACAAGGTAGTGGTGGGCGCCTCCATACGCTACGGCCGGTTTCATGACAGCCTTTACACCTTTATTCATCACCACAGCGAACAGCTGGCTGCGGTGGATGCGGCCTTCTTCTGCGTTTGCCTTACCGCCCGCAAGCCCGAGAAAGCAGTGCCGGGCCAAAATGCCTACATCAAGAAGTTTCTGGCGCGTTCGTCCTGGCGCCCCAGAACCATAGGTGTGTTTGCCGGTGCGCTGAAATACAGCGAATACAACTGGTGGCAGACCCGTATCATTCAGCTGATCATGAAAATCACCGGCGGCAGCACCGATACCAGCCAGGATTTGGAGTTCACCGACTGGGACAAAGTCAGTGAATTCGCCAGGAAAGTCGCCGGCCGAGGCTGA
- a CDS encoding TrkH family potassium uptake protein, translating to MHIRSIIRIVGILVALFSVTMLAPALVAYIYRDGAGLDFFSAFVICLVLGLMLWFPNRNHHKELRAKEGFLIVVLFWTVLGSVGAIPFLLSEVPDMTVAEAFFESFSGLTTTGATVISGLDSLPKAILFYRQMLQWLGGMGIIVLAVAILPILGIGGMQLFRAEIPGPVKDNKVAPRIAETAKALWYIYLVLTIACALLLWLAGMNLFDAICHSFSTVAIGGFSTYDASVGHFNSPMINLIIVVFLIIAGVNFSLHFAAFSSRGMRLSVYRLDPELKVFIGVQLVLTLICLSMLLAHRVYTDPWQALDQALFQSVSIATTAGFSTTGFAEWPLFLPVLLMFASCIGGCAGSTGGGIKVVRIMLLNLQGMRELKRLIHPRAVYRIKLGNKALADRVVEAVWGFFAAYALVFVLCMLALLATGMDELTAFTAVVATLNNLGPGLGEVAANFGTTTDGAKWIMVLAMLFGRLEIFTLLVLFTPAFWRS from the coding sequence ATGCATATTCGCTCCATCATCCGTATCGTGGGTATTCTGGTTGCCCTGTTCAGCGTCACCATGCTGGCGCCGGCCCTGGTGGCCTACATCTACCGGGACGGTGCCGGCCTCGACTTTTTCAGTGCTTTTGTCATCTGCCTGGTGCTGGGGCTGATGCTGTGGTTTCCCAACCGCAATCATCATAAGGAACTGCGGGCCAAGGAAGGTTTTCTCATCGTGGTGCTGTTCTGGACGGTGCTGGGCAGTGTGGGGGCCATTCCCTTTCTGCTCAGCGAAGTGCCGGACATGACGGTGGCTGAGGCGTTTTTTGAGTCTTTTTCCGGCCTGACCACCACGGGGGCGACGGTGATCAGTGGCCTCGACTCCCTGCCCAAGGCCATACTGTTTTACCGCCAGATGCTGCAGTGGCTGGGGGGCATGGGCATAATCGTACTGGCGGTGGCCATACTGCCAATACTGGGCATTGGTGGCATGCAGCTGTTCCGGGCCGAGATCCCCGGTCCGGTCAAAGACAACAAGGTGGCGCCGCGTATCGCCGAAACAGCCAAGGCCCTTTGGTATATCTACCTGGTGCTGACCATCGCCTGCGCCCTGCTGTTGTGGCTGGCGGGCATGAACCTGTTTGATGCCATCTGCCATTCCTTTTCCACTGTCGCCATTGGTGGTTTCTCCACCTACGATGCCAGCGTGGGTCATTTCAACAGCCCGATGATCAACCTGATTATTGTGGTGTTCCTGATCATCGCCGGGGTTAACTTTAGCCTGCATTTTGCCGCCTTTTCCAGCCGGGGCATGCGGCTGTCGGTATACCGGCTGGATCCCGAACTCAAGGTGTTTATTGGCGTGCAGCTGGTGCTCACTCTGATCTGCCTGTCGATGTTGCTGGCCCACCGCGTATACACCGATCCCTGGCAGGCGCTGGACCAGGCGCTGTTCCAGTCGGTGTCCATCGCCACCACCGCCGGTTTCAGCACCACCGGCTTTGCCGAATGGCCCTTATTTCTGCCGGTCTTGCTGATGTTCGCCTCCTGTATCGGTGGCTGTGCCGGCAGCACCGGCGGTGGCATCAAGGTGGTGCGCATCATGTTGCTCAACCTGCAGGGCATGCGCGAACTTAAACGGTTGATCCACCCGCGGGCCGTCTATCGAATAAAGCTTGGCAACAAGGCGCTAGCTGATAGAGTGGTCGAGGCGGTCTGGGGTTTTTTTGCGGCTTATGCCCTGGTGTTTGTGCTCTGCATGCTGGCGCTGTTGGCGACCGGCATGGATGAGCTGACGGCCTTTACCGCCGTGGTGGCCACCCTGAACAACCTGGGCCCGGGCCTGGGTGAGGTGGCGGCCAACTTCGGCACCACTACCGACGGTGCCAAGTGGATTATGGTGCTGGCCATGCTGTTCGGACGTCTGGAAATATTTACCCTGTTGGTGCTGTTTACGCCGGCTTTCTGGCGCAGCTGA